From a region of the Hymenobacter jejuensis genome:
- the ligA gene encoding NAD-dependent DNA ligase LigA produces the protein MSDPTSPQERIKTLTQRLHHLNYQYYQNDVSEVPDQEFDHMLAELQALEKEFPEFVLPNSPTQRVGGTVTKQFPTALHRYPMLSLGNTYSEADLRDFDERVSRGLEGAEYTYVCEMKFDGVAMSLTYENGELTQGVTRGDGTRGDVVTNNVRTIKNLPLHLRPAPNQPTEFEVRGEIFMPITVFDELNAEREQNGEALLANPRNAASGTLKLQDSAMVAARRLRFFAYSFLSSGRTFPTHSASLEALKAWGLPVSDTWRLCHSINEVLDFVHHWEKKRFELPVATDGIVIKVDDLRQQEVLGFTSKSPRWAIAYKYPAEKARTRLNSIQYQVGRTGAVTPVAMLTPVPLAGTVVKRASVHNANQIAALDLRIGDMVFVEKGGEIIPKITGVDLTARPADSEPIKYPTECPACGTPLIRPEGEAHFRCPNDEGCPPQLKAKLEHYVSRKALNIDGLGTETVGRFFDLGLVRTPADIYDLTAATLTGLERLGEKSINNLLKGVEASKQVPFDRVLFGLGIRYVGETVAEKLAAHYRTIDAMAAASAGELAATPEVGGVIAESLAEWFSDANNRELIERLRAAGVQLALTGEPPRAQSDRLAGLTFVLSGVFEQHSREELQHLIQQHGGKITGSISKKLSYLVAGDKMGPAKREKATELKVPIISETDLLAMIPSDLEAEDDVAGADADTLSLTGDPTLTAPADSAAEPGKQGSLF, from the coding sequence ATGTCCGATCCAACTTCCCCGCAGGAAAGAATAAAGACCCTCACCCAGCGTCTGCATCACCTTAATTATCAATACTATCAGAACGACGTGTCGGAAGTTCCGGATCAGGAGTTCGACCACATGCTAGCAGAGCTTCAGGCCTTGGAAAAAGAATTCCCGGAGTTTGTGCTGCCCAATTCGCCCACCCAGCGCGTTGGGGGCACCGTCACCAAGCAGTTTCCGACGGCCTTGCACCGCTACCCCATGCTGTCGCTGGGCAACACCTACTCGGAGGCCGATCTGCGCGACTTCGACGAGCGGGTGAGCCGCGGCCTCGAAGGAGCCGAGTACACGTACGTGTGCGAAATGAAGTTCGACGGCGTGGCCATGAGCCTAACTTACGAAAACGGCGAACTCACCCAGGGCGTCACGCGCGGCGACGGTACCCGTGGCGACGTGGTTACCAATAACGTACGCACAATCAAGAACTTACCCCTCCATCTGCGCCCGGCCCCAAACCAACCGACCGAGTTTGAGGTGCGCGGCGAGATCTTTATGCCCATTACCGTTTTCGACGAACTGAACGCGGAGCGCGAGCAAAACGGCGAGGCTTTGCTGGCCAACCCCCGCAATGCTGCTAGTGGCACCCTCAAGCTTCAAGATTCGGCGATGGTGGCCGCACGACGGCTGCGATTTTTTGCGTACAGCTTTCTGAGCAGCGGCCGCACCTTCCCCACGCACAGCGCGTCGCTGGAAGCCCTGAAAGCCTGGGGGTTGCCGGTGTCGGATACGTGGCGCCTGTGCCATTCCATCAACGAGGTGCTGGACTTTGTGCATCACTGGGAAAAGAAGCGCTTCGAGCTGCCCGTGGCCACCGACGGCATCGTGATCAAGGTCGATGACCTGCGTCAGCAGGAAGTTCTGGGCTTCACCTCGAAGAGTCCGCGGTGGGCCATTGCTTATAAATACCCGGCCGAAAAAGCCCGTACGCGCCTCAATTCCATTCAATACCAAGTGGGGCGTACCGGCGCCGTGACGCCAGTAGCCATGCTTACGCCCGTGCCGCTGGCCGGAACGGTGGTAAAACGGGCTTCCGTACACAACGCCAACCAGATAGCTGCCCTCGACTTGCGCATCGGCGACATGGTGTTTGTGGAGAAGGGCGGCGAAATCATTCCTAAAATCACGGGGGTTGACCTCACCGCTCGCCCGGCCGACAGCGAACCGATCAAGTACCCCACCGAGTGCCCGGCTTGCGGCACGCCGCTCATACGCCCCGAAGGCGAAGCGCACTTCCGCTGCCCCAACGACGAAGGATGCCCGCCGCAATTGAAAGCAAAGCTCGAACACTACGTTTCCCGTAAAGCCTTGAATATCGATGGATTGGGAACCGAAACGGTGGGTCGCTTCTTCGACTTGGGGTTGGTCCGGACGCCGGCCGACATTTATGACCTCACCGCCGCTACGCTGACGGGCCTAGAGCGGCTGGGCGAAAAATCCATCAACAACCTGCTCAAAGGCGTCGAGGCCAGCAAGCAAGTTCCGTTTGATCGGGTGCTGTTTGGGTTGGGCATTCGCTATGTGGGCGAAACGGTGGCCGAAAAGTTGGCTGCGCATTACCGCACCATCGATGCCATGGCAGCCGCCTCAGCCGGCGAGCTCGCCGCTACGCCCGAAGTGGGCGGCGTAATTGCCGAATCGCTGGCCGAATGGTTTTCCGACGCCAACAACCGCGAGCTAATTGAGCGGCTGCGCGCGGCGGGCGTGCAGCTTGCCCTGACCGGCGAGCCGCCCCGTGCCCAAAGCGACCGGTTGGCCGGCCTCACCTTTGTGTTGTCAGGTGTATTTGAGCAGCACAGCCGCGAAGAGCTGCAACACCTGATTCAGCAGCACGGCGGCAAGATAACGGGCTCTATCAGCAAGAAGCTCAGTTACTTAGTAGCCGGCGACAAAATGGGCCCTGCCAAACGCGAGAAAGCTACCGAACTGAAAGTGCCCATCATCAGCGAAACCGATTTGCTGGCCATGATTCCTTCTGACCTCGAAGCCGAAGACGATGTTGCCGGCGCTGATGCCGATACCCTTTCCCTGACTGGCGACCCAACACTAACTGCACCTGCCGATTCTGCCGCCGAACCGGGCAAGCAGGGTTCGTTATTCTAG
- a CDS encoding glycoside hydrolase family 2 TIM barrel-domain containing protein, with translation MSEADPREVASKQNLPVVVKVARTAKGFQLLCNGKPFQIKGAAGYEHYDLLHKAGGNSVRLWSTDYASTLLDKAERNQLKVTLGLWMGTGQQGFDYYDKVAVKRQLAELREQVLRYRNHPALLMWGVSNELDNTSKGRVQVWEAVEEVARMVHELDPNHPTVLVLSSALRDFALMRKTCPSIDIIATNAFRNLYKVPLKFERNGWDGPYLITEFGAAGYWESQAAEWKTAFEQSSSAKAEFVRLNYENVIANNPRCLGSYVFYWGQKQEYTSSWFSTFSATGQKTALADEMQHLWTGRYPANRSPYIGTVSLNKKIDTENIILKPNTPYQATITAFDPENDPLTIRWSVVPDYDQPALSIEPAELHTAPLPVPNAVQASEGLSATIRTPAKAGPYRLMVTVADDQGSIGTANVPFYVGKLLNN, from the coding sequence GTGAGCGAAGCTGACCCCCGCGAGGTTGCAAGCAAGCAAAATTTGCCGGTGGTTGTGAAAGTGGCGCGCACAGCTAAGGGCTTTCAGTTGCTGTGTAATGGAAAACCTTTTCAGATAAAAGGAGCGGCTGGTTATGAGCATTATGATTTGCTGCACAAAGCCGGCGGCAATTCGGTGCGTTTGTGGAGCACCGACTATGCCAGCACGTTGCTCGATAAGGCCGAACGCAATCAACTGAAAGTGACCTTGGGCCTGTGGATGGGCACGGGGCAGCAGGGCTTCGATTATTACGATAAGGTGGCTGTCAAACGCCAACTAGCCGAACTGCGTGAGCAGGTGCTGCGGTACCGCAACCACCCCGCCTTGTTGATGTGGGGCGTCAGCAACGAGCTCGACAACACTTCGAAGGGCCGCGTGCAGGTGTGGGAGGCCGTAGAAGAAGTGGCCCGCATGGTGCACGAACTCGACCCCAACCACCCGACTGTGCTGGTGCTTTCGTCGGCGCTGCGCGACTTTGCCTTGATGCGCAAAACCTGCCCTAGTATCGATATTATTGCCACCAACGCCTTCCGGAATCTGTATAAAGTGCCGCTGAAATTTGAGCGCAACGGGTGGGATGGTCCGTACCTGATCACGGAATTTGGAGCGGCGGGCTACTGGGAATCGCAGGCGGCGGAGTGGAAGACGGCTTTTGAGCAGAGCAGCTCCGCCAAGGCCGAGTTTGTGCGCCTCAATTACGAAAACGTCATCGCCAACAATCCGCGCTGCTTGGGCTCGTACGTGTTTTACTGGGGCCAAAAGCAGGAATACACATCGTCGTGGTTTAGCACGTTTTCGGCGACGGGGCAAAAAACTGCGCTGGCCGACGAGATGCAACATCTCTGGACCGGGCGCTATCCTGCCAACCGCTCCCCGTATATCGGAACAGTCAGCCTAAACAAAAAGATTGATACTGAGAATATTATCCTGAAGCCCAATACACCGTATCAGGCCACCATTACCGCTTTCGACCCCGAAAACGACCCGCTCACGATCCGGTGGAGCGTTGTGCCCGACTACGACCAGCCTGCGCTTTCCATCGAGCCGGCGGAGCTGCATACAGCGCCCCTGCCGGTGCCCAACGCGGTGCAAGCCTCCGAAGGCTTGAGTGCTACCATCCGAACGCCGGCCAAAGCGGGCCCCTATCGTTTGATGGTGACGGTCGCGGATGACCAAGGCAGTATCGGAACGGCTAACGTGCCTTTTTACGTGGGTAAATTACTAAATAATTGA
- a CDS encoding glycosyltransferase produces the protein MLLLINFLWWFCDKQHIGYAPLFWLLTLSMGFKLLRMVHEWVHYCGVSEPVRPDAAPVVVKQHRFTVDVLTTACPGEPLAMFEKTLRAMQAITYPHTSYLCDEGDDPVLRRLCAELGVVHVTRQVKVDAKAGNINNALRQATGELCVVLDPDHVPTPDFLDRVVPYFIDPKVGFTQVVQAYGNQADSLIAQGAAEQTYHFYGPLMMGMNRFGTALAIGANCTFRRTALDSIGGHAPGLTEDMHTAMRLHAHGWQSVYVPEVLSRGLVPSSLASFYAQQLKWSRGAFDLLFRVYPRLFSRLTWSQKLHYATLPLYFLAGVITLIDLVVPGIALLIGRFPWSIEMTGFAAHFLPLVAIALVIRLYSQRWLRDPREVGLHLVGGFLRAGTWWVYTVGFVYAILGIKVPYIPTPKESALPNEWRVSAPNIAAGLLNLLVVLTLTHEDRHNVYSLAMTAFCLFNAASIFASVGLGLHRVHLSLARLATRVSELQIAGRVLGLLQAANDGAKALLRRPAVAATSAVMIMGLMLTGTLALHWHANQYVESPTNWALDGGPTLHTGIALNLKAHSAAWQPVTTRPDVVALAISVSPSPDSVTSFPTDWVRSQLTNEQVPLLTFSLGTATAPITPGSVALGQLDAYWDHCLQALQSLQRPVLIRLAWDPALRTQSPAITSAASIKAWRHVVERCRRGKDSNILWVWDAPAQPDSMRFYYPGERYVDWVSIDCSKPFRNERPASDSLAALQTRYEQFRASIAQCEDLHGKPVLVVGPAIRPDRLGQQTQTLGKSYPEIKAAIFGTTPIFEPVLATSINN, from the coding sequence ATGCTGCTGCTAATCAACTTTCTGTGGTGGTTTTGCGATAAGCAACACATCGGCTATGCCCCACTTTTCTGGCTTCTGACCCTGTCCATGGGCTTTAAGCTTCTGCGCATGGTGCACGAGTGGGTGCACTACTGCGGGGTAAGCGAACCGGTGCGCCCCGACGCGGCGCCGGTCGTAGTGAAGCAGCACCGTTTTACCGTCGATGTACTCACCACGGCCTGCCCCGGCGAGCCGCTGGCAATGTTCGAGAAGACGCTGCGGGCGATGCAAGCCATTACCTACCCGCATACCAGCTACCTCTGCGACGAAGGCGACGACCCCGTGCTGCGCCGGCTTTGCGCCGAGCTGGGCGTTGTTCACGTCACGCGACAGGTTAAAGTTGACGCCAAAGCAGGCAACATCAACAACGCCCTGCGCCAGGCGACGGGCGAGCTGTGCGTGGTGCTCGACCCCGACCACGTGCCCACACCCGATTTTCTGGACCGGGTGGTGCCTTATTTTATTGATCCGAAAGTGGGCTTTACGCAGGTTGTGCAAGCTTATGGTAATCAAGCAGATAGCTTAATTGCCCAAGGTGCTGCCGAGCAGACGTACCATTTCTACGGCCCTCTGATGATGGGGATGAATCGTTTCGGTACGGCCTTGGCCATTGGAGCCAACTGCACTTTCCGACGCACTGCGCTTGACTCCATCGGTGGGCACGCACCCGGTCTGACGGAGGATATGCACACGGCGATGCGTCTGCACGCCCACGGCTGGCAAAGCGTGTATGTGCCCGAAGTGCTCAGCCGCGGCTTAGTTCCTTCTTCGCTGGCCTCGTTTTATGCCCAGCAACTCAAATGGTCGCGCGGCGCCTTCGACCTGCTGTTTCGCGTCTATCCGCGCTTATTCAGCCGTCTTACTTGGAGCCAGAAGCTCCACTATGCTACCCTGCCACTTTATTTTTTGGCGGGGGTCATTACCCTGATCGATCTGGTAGTGCCGGGTATTGCGCTGCTTATCGGACGGTTTCCATGGTCGATTGAGATGACCGGTTTCGCGGCGCATTTTCTACCGCTGGTTGCTATCGCCTTGGTAATCAGACTGTATTCCCAAAGGTGGCTACGCGATCCGCGAGAAGTGGGCCTGCACCTAGTAGGCGGATTTCTGCGAGCGGGCACATGGTGGGTCTACACGGTGGGCTTTGTGTATGCTATTCTGGGCATCAAGGTGCCGTATATTCCTACACCCAAGGAAAGCGCGCTGCCCAACGAGTGGCGTGTTTCGGCCCCCAATATTGCGGCAGGCTTGCTCAACTTGTTGGTGGTTCTCACGTTGACGCACGAGGATCGCCATAATGTGTATTCGTTGGCTATGACGGCCTTTTGCTTGTTCAACGCGGCTTCCATTTTTGCGTCTGTCGGCCTTGGCTTGCATCGTGTGCACCTTTCCCTGGCGCGGCTCGCAACCCGGGTGTCGGAATTACAGATAGCTGGCCGCGTGCTCGGCTTGCTGCAAGCGGCCAACGACGGAGCGAAAGCCTTACTGCGGCGCCCCGCAGTGGCCGCAACTTCGGCCGTCATGATTATGGGGTTGATGCTTACGGGCACCTTGGCGTTGCATTGGCATGCAAATCAGTACGTTGAATCGCCCACCAACTGGGCCTTGGATGGCGGGCCTACGCTTCACACAGGGATTGCGCTAAATCTAAAAGCCCATTCAGCAGCCTGGCAACCCGTCACAACTCGTCCCGACGTGGTAGCACTGGCTATTTCCGTATCCCCTTCCCCCGACTCCGTTACCTCCTTCCCAACCGATTGGGTGCGCAGCCAGCTTACGAATGAGCAAGTACCATTACTAACCTTTTCCTTAGGCACTGCCACCGCTCCTATCACTCCCGGTTCTGTGGCTCTTGGCCAGCTAGATGCATATTGGGACCATTGTTTGCAAGCCCTGCAAAGCCTGCAGCGGCCCGTCCTGATCCGGTTGGCTTGGGACCCTGCCTTGCGCACCCAATCCCCTGCTATTACGTCCGCAGCCAGCATCAAGGCTTGGCGCCATGTGGTGGAGCGCTGTAGGCGCGGCAAAGACTCCAATATTCTCTGGGTGTGGGATGCGCCTGCCCAGCCAGATTCTATGCGGTTTTACTACCCCGGCGAACGCTACGTCGATTGGGTAAGCATAGACTGTTCCAAACCATTTCGCAACGAACGCCCTGCCTCCGATTCTCTGGCGGCCCTGCAAACCCGCTACGAGCAGTTTCGAGCAAGCATCGCACAATGCGAAGATTTGCATGGCAAGCCCGTACTGGTAGTTGGCCCTGCCATCAGACCGGACCGGTTGGGCCAGCAAACGCAAACCCTCGGCAAATCTTATCCAGAAATTAAGGCTGCCATTTTTGGCACTACGCCTATTTTTGAGCCCGTCTTAGCCACAAGTATAAATAATTGA
- a CDS encoding T9SS type A sorting domain-containing protein: MISSYGKSRATIASGKSSGFYAYNVGGIELRSLNFVGSGRLSNTESGVTFYLDSANTHLNHLVLDSLDVSGYRSGGISIGSWNGASGYDNVRVTNSSAHANGDSGISSYSELLNAHHNWYIGACKAYDNSGRADVTYTNTGSGIVIAGVDGGLVEHCEAYNNGWLNANPGGGPVGIWGYCCNNLVIQECESHHNHSGTAHDGGGFDLDGGCTNSILQYNYSHDNEGAGYLLAQYYGAPEFHDITIRYNISENDARRYNQGAIMLWSSGSNGGIQRANIHNNTVFVTPAADGSTPKAISIISGDVSEIAFTNNVLQTTGGLPIVSSQTTQGVRFQGNCYWGTDQALTLQWGGSTFNSLTEWRTASGQEHVGGHAVGFDIDPKFTAPGSGGTLNRSPNSALAAYVLQPTSALIGAALDLNALFSYSPGPRDFYGTPTPQVGLTGNVGAYESNRVVQAAHNSSTTPTIWCSAYPNPVQDALHITTNSPASGSITVRLYDGLGRLCRTHTGRSNDLLIPVRDLQAGNYFLQVESGAQRFGQKVIIGSSL; this comes from the coding sequence GTGATTAGTTCCTACGGTAAAAGCCGCGCCACCATTGCCAGCGGCAAATCGTCTGGGTTCTACGCCTACAACGTCGGCGGAATTGAGTTACGGAGCCTAAATTTTGTGGGCTCCGGTCGCCTTTCCAATACCGAATCTGGTGTTACTTTTTACCTCGACTCCGCTAATACGCACCTCAATCATCTGGTGCTCGACAGCTTAGATGTTAGTGGTTACCGCTCTGGCGGAATTTCAATTGGTAGCTGGAATGGCGCAAGCGGGTACGATAATGTCCGGGTCACCAATAGCTCAGCCCATGCAAATGGCGATTCAGGTATATCCTCATATTCTGAGCTTCTCAATGCCCACCACAACTGGTACATCGGTGCTTGCAAGGCTTATGACAATTCAGGCCGTGCTGATGTAACGTATACCAATACGGGTAGCGGTATTGTAATTGCTGGCGTAGACGGTGGCTTGGTTGAACATTGCGAAGCCTACAACAATGGCTGGCTCAATGCAAACCCCGGCGGTGGCCCAGTTGGTATCTGGGGGTACTGCTGCAACAATTTAGTGATTCAGGAATGCGAGTCACATCACAACCATTCGGGCACCGCACACGATGGCGGCGGCTTTGATTTGGATGGTGGCTGCACCAACTCAATCTTACAATACAACTATTCTCACGACAACGAAGGCGCCGGCTACTTGCTAGCTCAGTACTACGGGGCCCCCGAATTTCACGATATAACCATTCGCTACAATATAAGCGAAAACGATGCTCGTCGCTACAACCAAGGAGCTATTATGCTGTGGTCGTCTGGATCGAACGGAGGAATTCAACGAGCCAATATCCACAACAATACTGTTTTCGTAACTCCGGCTGCCGACGGCTCTACTCCTAAAGCCATTTCTATCATTAGCGGCGACGTCTCTGAGATCGCTTTCACCAACAACGTGTTGCAAACAACTGGTGGGTTGCCGATAGTATCTTCCCAGACTACGCAAGGCGTGCGTTTCCAAGGCAACTGTTACTGGGGCACCGACCAGGCGCTGACGCTGCAATGGGGAGGAAGCACTTTCAACTCACTTACTGAGTGGCGGACTGCTTCTGGGCAGGAACATGTTGGCGGCCACGCAGTTGGCTTCGACATCGACCCTAAGTTCACAGCGCCCGGCTCGGGTGGCACGCTGAACCGTTCTCCTAATTCGGCCTTAGCAGCTTATGTATTACAGCCTACCTCGGCCCTGATCGGGGCGGCGCTTGACCTGAATGCGCTGTTTAGCTACTCGCCTGGCCCACGCGACTTCTACGGCACGCCTACCCCGCAGGTAGGCCTGACGGGCAACGTTGGCGCTTACGAAAGCAACCGCGTTGTACAGGCAGCTCACAACTCTTCCACAACGCCAACGATTTGGTGCTCCGCTTATCCTAACCCTGTCCAGGACGCGTTGCATATCACGACCAACTCGCCAGCTTCTGGCTCGATCACGGTGCGCCTTTACGACGGGCTGGGCCGCTTGTGCCGCACACACACAGGCCGCTCTAACGACCTGCTCATTCCGGTAAGAGACTTGCAAGCGGGCAATTATTTCCTTCAGGTTGAAAGCGGTGCGCAGCGTTTCGGTCAAAAAGTAATCATTGGCTCTAGCCTATAA
- a CDS encoding polysaccharide deacetylase family protein gives MVVTRSAFLAAALAATFSISSCETKSATASASMSKSAVESAKDSSATTAAPASASAPDPSSIPAGKIASAETILGRDQVPILCYHQIRDWRPRDSKGAKDYIVPVANFREQIKMLADSGYHTILPDQLYAYLATGAPLPSKPVMLTFDDTDLDQFTIARPTLEKYGFKGVYFVMTVSLGRPNYMSKAQVKQLSDEGNVIGSHTWDHHNVKKYQGQDWVTQIDKPTKTLEEITGKDIKYFAYPFGLWNPEAIPELKKRGFVGAFVLAEKRDQQDPLYTIRRIIASGYWSPRTLHNSMVNSF, from the coding sequence ATGGTAGTAACCCGTAGTGCGTTCCTCGCTGCCGCCCTGGCCGCAACTTTTTCCATCTCTTCCTGCGAAACCAAATCCGCTACGGCTTCCGCATCGATGAGCAAATCTGCCGTTGAGTCTGCCAAAGATTCATCGGCTACCACTGCGGCTCCGGCATCCGCGTCGGCCCCCGACCCGAGCAGCATTCCGGCCGGCAAAATTGCCAGCGCCGAAACCATTTTGGGCCGCGACCAAGTACCGATTTTGTGCTACCACCAGATCCGGGACTGGCGTCCGCGCGACTCGAAGGGCGCGAAGGATTACATCGTGCCGGTAGCCAACTTCCGCGAGCAGATTAAGATGCTGGCCGACAGCGGCTACCACACCATCCTGCCCGATCAGTTGTATGCTTACTTGGCTACCGGCGCGCCGCTGCCCAGCAAGCCAGTAATGCTCACCTTCGACGACACCGACCTGGATCAGTTCACGATCGCGCGCCCAACGCTGGAGAAATACGGCTTCAAGGGCGTGTATTTTGTGATGACCGTATCGTTGGGCCGCCCCAATTACATGAGCAAGGCACAGGTAAAACAGCTTTCCGACGAAGGCAACGTAATCGGTTCGCACACCTGGGATCACCACAACGTGAAGAAATACCAAGGCCAGGATTGGGTGACGCAGATCGACAAGCCCACCAAAACGCTCGAAGAAATCACGGGCAAGGACATCAAATACTTCGCATACCCATTCGGCCTTTGGAACCCAGAAGCCATTCCGGAGCTGAAAAAGCGCGGTTTTGTAGGAGCTTTTGTCCTCGCCGAAAAGCGCGATCAGCAAGATCCGCTCTATACCATCCGCCGGATCATCGCCAGCGGCTATTGGTCGCCGCGTACCTTGCATAACAGCATGGTAAATAGCTTTTAG
- the dapA gene encoding 4-hydroxy-tetrahydrodipicolinate synthase — protein sequence MDKLRGTGVALVTPFTPAPDHAVDYAALRRLLDFTIEGGVEYLVINGTTAESPTVTPDEKNEILRVVKEHVAGRVPLVYGIGGNDTAGVEATFRSTDLTGITAILSASPAYNKPSQAGIIQHYLRLADSSALPIILYNVPGRTSSNMTAETTLRLAQHHNIIGIKEASGNMEQCMTIAARRPAGFLLISGDDLLTTSLVSFGAEGVISVLGNAFPKRMSDMTRLALDGHYAEASKLLYEFLPLNPLMYEESNPVGVKAALEALGLCSAAARLPLLEASASLKDRIQKLL from the coding sequence ATGGACAAACTCCGAGGCACGGGCGTTGCGCTCGTTACGCCCTTTACTCCCGCCCCCGACCACGCCGTAGATTATGCGGCTCTGCGGCGCTTGCTCGATTTTACGATTGAAGGCGGCGTCGAATACCTTGTCATCAACGGCACCACCGCCGAATCGCCCACCGTTACCCCCGACGAAAAAAACGAAATCCTGCGGGTGGTGAAAGAGCATGTAGCAGGCCGTGTACCGCTCGTGTACGGCATCGGCGGCAACGACACGGCCGGCGTCGAAGCCACTTTTCGCTCAACTGACCTCACCGGCATCACTGCGATTTTGTCGGCCAGCCCGGCTTATAACAAGCCTTCGCAAGCCGGTATTATTCAGCACTATCTGCGGCTGGCCGATAGCAGCGCGTTGCCTATCATCCTCTACAACGTACCCGGCCGGACCAGCTCCAACATGACCGCCGAAACCACCCTCCGGCTGGCGCAACACCACAACATCATCGGCATCAAGGAAGCCAGCGGCAACATGGAGCAATGCATGACCATTGCGGCACGTCGCCCGGCGGGTTTCTTGCTCATCAGCGGCGACGATCTGCTCACTACGTCCTTGGTTTCTTTTGGGGCCGAGGGCGTGATTTCGGTGTTGGGCAATGCTTTTCCGAAGCGCATGAGCGACATGACGCGCTTGGCCCTCGACGGTCATTATGCCGAGGCCAGCAAGTTGCTCTACGAATTTCTCCCTCTGAACCCGCTGATGTACGAGGAAAGCAACCCCGTGGGCGTGAAAGCAGCCTTGGAAGCCTTGGGCTTATGCTCGGCAGCAGCGCGGTTGCCGTTATTGGAAGCGTCGGCAAGCCTCAAAGATCGCATTCAGAAGTTGCTGTAA